In the Candidatus Roizmanbacteria bacterium genome, AAAAAGGGTGAAAAAGCAGATGAGGAATTTCAACAGTTTTTGACACAAAATAATCTTGTTGACATCTATAATAAAAGTCCAGAATTATTTCTCACATCGCAGTCTATTCTTGCACCTATAATTACGAATGAAGAGCAAAAAATAGAGTTCTCACCAGAAGAAGTGAAAGAGGCTGTTCTAGAACCTCTGACATCTCCAACGTCAATACCTAATCCAAACGATCCTTCAAAACAAATGCTACCAATGGTGAATGTCTTCAAAACATTGATGGGATTAAATACGATACTACTCCCCCCATCCGAAATCATTCAGTCACCATCTACGCAGTCAACGACTTCTCCTGTTGTACCTGTTAATATAAACTACGGAAAAGACACTACGAACATACCTTGCGCCGCAGGAACCGACTACGGACCTGCAGATGGGTATACGAATGGAGTTCTTACACGAATACGCACATGTAGAGTTGCGGGCATGGTAGTTAATTCTCAGGTTTCGAAACAAGTAAGCGACATGCACGCTGCATGGACAGCAGCTGGTATTCCATTAAGTGGTGGGAGCTTTAGAACGATGGCCGGACAAATTAGTATTTATCAAAATTGGTGCAAAATTGATGGAATAGTGGGAAGTCCACCCCCATACCCAAAGCCTCCCGGTCAAACAATTCGCTGTCCAGGTGGCGGAGCGCCGGGATATTCAAATCATCAAATGGGTATGGCTATCGACTTTAACTGTGCGGGGACGCTCATTCCTCGAAAATACGCAGCAGCTTCTCAGAATAGATGCTTTCAGTGGCTTTCGACAAACGCGGGTAAATACGGCTTCTTTGAGTACGGTTATGGAAAAACAAGAGATGGGAGCTCTGGCTATGAAGGTTGGCATTGGTCGGTTAACGGGAATTAGCCATGAGCCTTCGTTGACTTTATACGTACAAATCCATAGAATAAAATCATGCTTAAATCTTTGCGAAGTTTCTCT is a window encoding:
- a CDS encoding D-alanyl-D-alanine carboxypeptidase family protein, coding for MNKKFTIIIVVTTVLLVALLIVLGILRSKPQTDSTSDQFASPTNIPNNQRGGGSSRSSSSGSGSGNNNSISGNGTAGNSGRGNGISATPRQVATPTPLPKVKLDALSTIQRFLPYNSDALAVDYSAITNKIYVQKKGEKADEEFQQFLTQNNLVDIYNKSPELFLTSQSILAPIITNEEQKIEFSPEEVKEAVLEPLTSPTSIPNPNDPSKQMLPMVNVFKTLMGLNTILLPPSEIIQSPSTQSTTSPVVPVNINYGKDTTNIPCAAGTDYGPADGYTNGVLTRIRTCRVAGMVVNSQVSKQVSDMHAAWTAAGIPLSGGSFRTMAGQISIYQNWCKIDGIVGSPPPYPKPPGQTIRCPGGGAPGYSNHQMGMAIDFNCAGTLIPRKYAAASQNRCFQWLSTNAGKYGFFEYGYGKTRDGSSGYEGWHWSVNGN